From the genome of Loxodonta africana isolate mLoxAfr1 chromosome 4, mLoxAfr1.hap2, whole genome shotgun sequence:
GATGGTGGATTACCCTTATGAAAAGTGACACGTCAAACACTCCTGCATGCCAAGCCAGATATtgaaaatttaataattttaCCTAAAGCTTCAAGGTTTTTCTCATTCTCATGATTTCTGTGTTTACTTTGCATGTGTAAAATCTTTATTTCCCTTTTAACTGGGTGTGATGATCTTTCTATTTGACCTCTGGTTTCCCGGGACGACTGAATTGAAATGATTTTGCACATCACTTTCATAAGTACACTGTGAAACTTAAAAGTATACTATAGGACTTAAAAACAgtacactaaaccaaaaaaagaaaaccagttctgtcgagttgattcggactcatagagaccctatggtaCACTATCTAAAGTAAAAAAGCAACTTCTAAACAATATTCATAGCTTTCCTAAAGCTTCAAAAGAATACCAAAACTTTACAGGCtttactacatatatatatatatgtatatacatacccacacccattgccgtggagtcgattctgatcctAACGACTcgattggacagagtagaactgccccagagggtttccaaggagtgcctggtggacgcaaactgccagccttttgattagaagccatagctcttaaccactacaccaccagggtttccatacatacatacatatatatatatatttttttctttttactcgcAATTCCACTGGCTCTGCTTCTAGCTCTGACATTTCTTAGGCCTGTAATTCCTGACTTTCAGGGGagtttttatttatatgttgtcttagttatctagtgatgctgtaacagaagtaccacaaatggtggctttaacaagtaaatttattttcttagaggaggctagaagtcttgATTCGGAGTGCtatctctaggggaaggctttctctttcttttggctctggagaaaggtccttgtctcttttgagcttttttGTTCCAGGGCTATCTTCATGTgatttggcatctctcttctcccaactctgcttcttgcttgcttgtttaatctcttttatatctcaaaagagattgatttaagacacacaccCTACTAATAATGTCTCATTAACAGAGCAAAGAaaatctattcccaaatggggttataaccacaggtatagaggttaggatttaaaacccacatttttggggaacacaattaaaTCTGTAACATATATCTATAATATCCCTTCCCTGCCTCTCtcgttccttccttcctttcttcctccttttctccctctttctcttcctttctcttctcgTTCTCCTCCTCCTCGTCTTCCGTcagtgtcatcatcatcatcatcaccatcatctatCTAATGTCTACTATTGGTAGACTTTATTTCCGAATATCCTTGATTTGAAGGTTCCCTTAAGAATTTTTTCTAATTCTGTGTTGTTATTTTGTGAGGAAAACAAAACCTTTCTGTCCAAACTGGGCTTTGTCCTTTGCATTGCTTGTCCGAATTTCCTTTTAAGGTAATCTTTTTCACATTTTGCATGTTCTTCTAAAGCTGGAGTGCATTTGTATACCCATAAATACTTCTCGtatgtttattatttcttctgtGGCTTTAAACTAAACCTGATTAAGCATAATTTATTgtaatcttggagccctggtggcacagtggttaagagctcagctactaaccaaaaggtgggcaattcaaatccaccaggcgctccttggaaaccctatggggcagctctactctatcctatggggtcactatgaattggaatggactcaagggcaatgggttttcgcTTGTTTTTTTTGTGATCTTACAATTATTTTTCTCCTGAATCCTTCATTTTGATTTATGACTTTATTAACTATGTGGTCTTCCAAGTTAGAAAACTTCCTCAATTCTATTATCTATTCACTAAATTGCCCGAGTCAAGATTGCAATCTTGGCCCTTGTTTCCAAACTTACAGACCATGATTAGACTTTTACCATCCTCTACTTGaatgctattcttttttttttttttaataacttttattaagcttcaagtgaacgtttacaaatccaatcagtctgtcacatataagtttacatacatctcactccctactcccatttgctctccccctcttgagtcagccctgtcagtctctcctttcttggcaattttgccggcttccctctctctctatcctcccatcccccctccagacaagagttgccaacacaatctcaagtgtccacctgatataattagctcactcttcatcagcgtctctctcccacccgctgaccagtccctttcatgtctgatgagttgtcttcggggatggttcctgtcctgtgtcaactgaaggtctggggagcatggccgccgggattcctccagtctcagtcagaccattaagtttggtctttttatgagaacttgaggtctgtatcccactgatctccagctccctcaggggtcctctgctgtgctccctgtcagggcagtcatcgattgtggccgggcacccactagttcttctggtctcaggatgatgtaggtctctggttcatgtggccctttctgtctcttgggctcttagttgtcgtgtggccttggtgttcttcattttcctttgctccaggtgggttgagaccaattgatgcatcttagatggccgcttgttagcatttaagaccccagacgccacatttcaaagtgggatgcagaatgatttcataatagaattattttgccaattgacttagaagtccccgcaaaccatgttccccagacccccgcacttgctccgctgacctttgaagcattcattttatcccggaaacttctttgcttttggtccagtccagttgagctcaccttccatgtattgagtgttgtctttcccttcacctaaagcagttcttatctactgattaatcaataaaaaaccctctcccaccctccctccctccccccctcgtaaccacaaaagtatgtgttcttctcaggtttactatttctcaagatcttataatagtggtcttatacaatatttgtccttttgcctctgactcatttcgctcagcataatgccttccaggttgctccatgttatgaaatgtttcacagattcgtcgctgttctttatcgatgtgtagtattccattgtgtgaatataccacaatttatttacccattcatccgttgatggacaccttggttgcttccagctttttgctattgtaaacagagctgcaataaacatgggtgtgcatgtatctgtttgtatgaaggctcttgtatctctagggtatattcctaggagtgggatttctgggttgtatggtagttctatttctaactgtttaagataacgctagatggatttccaaagtggttgtaccattttacattcccaccagcagtgtatgagagttccaatctttccgcagcctctccaacctttattattttgtgttttttggattaatgccagccttgctggtgtgagatggaatctcatcgtagttttaatttgcatttctctaatggctaatgatcgagagcattttctcatgtatctgttggctgcctgaatatcttctttagtgaaatgtgtgttcatatcctttgcccacttcttgattgggttgtttgtctttttgtggttgagttttgacagaatcatgtagattttagagatcaggcgctggtcggagatgtcatagctgaaaatgctttcccagtctgtaggtggtctttttactcttttggtgaagtctttagatgagcataggtgtttgatttttaggagctcccagttatctggtttctcttcatcattttcggtaatgttttgtattctgtttataccttgtattagggctcctacagttgtcccaattttttcttccatgatctttatcgttttagtctttatgtttaggtctttgatccacttggagttagtttttgtgcatggtgtgaggtatgggtcctgtttcatttttttgcaaatggatatccagttatgccagcaccatttgttaaaaaggctatcttttccccagttaattgacactggtcctttgtcaaatatcagttgctcatacgtggatggatctatgtctgggttctcaattctgttccattggtctatgtgtctgttgttgtaccaataccaggctgttttgactactgtggctgtataataggttctgaagtcaggtaaggtgaggcctcccactttcttcttctttttcagtagtgcttttttgcttatcctgggcttctttcccttccatatgaaattggtgatttgtttctctatccccttaaaatatgacattggaatttggatcggaagtgcgttaaatgtatagatggcttttggtagaatagacatttttactatgttaagtcttcctatccatgagcaaggtatgtttttccacttaagtatgtcctttttaatttcttgtagtagagctttgtagttttctttgtataggtcttttacatccttggtaagatttattcctaagtatcttatcttcttgggggctactgtgaatggtattgatttggttatttcctcctcggtgttctttttgttgatgtagaggaatccaagtgatttttgtatgtttattttataacctgagactctgccaaactcttctattagtttcagtagttttctggaggattccttagggttttctgtgtataagatcatgtcatctgcaaatagtgataactttacttcttccttgccaatccggatactttttatttctttgtctagcctaattgccctggctaagacttccaacacgatgttgaataagagcggtgatgaagggcatccttgtctggttcccgttctcaagggaaatgctttcaggttctctccatttagagtgatattggctgttggctttgcatagatgccctttattatgttgaggaattttccttcaattcctattttggtaagagtttttatcataaatgggtgttggactttgtcaaataccttttctgcatcaatttataagatcatgtggtttttgtcttttgttttatttatgtgatggattacattaatggtttttctgatgttaaaccagccttgcatacctggtataaatcccacttgatcagggtgaattatttttttgatgtgttgttggattctattggctagagttttgttgaggatttttgcatcaatgttcatgagggatataggtctataattttctttttttgtaatgtctttacctggttttggtatcagggagatggtggcttcatagaatgagttgggtagtattccgtcattttctatgctttggaatacctttagtagtagtggtgttaactcttctctgaaagtttggtagaactctgcagtgaagccgtccgggccagggcttttttttcttgggagttttttgattaccgtttcaatctctttttttgttatgggtctatttagttgttctacttctgaatgtgttagtttaggtaggtagtgtttttccaggaattcatccatttcttctaggttttcaaatttgttagagtataatttttcataataatctgaaatgattcttttaatttcagttgggtctgttgtgatgtggcccttctcatttcttattcgggttatttgtttcctttcctgtatttctttagtcagtctagccaatggtttatcaattttgttaattttttcaaagaaccagcttttggctttgttaattctttcaattgtttttctgttctctaattcatttagttcagctctaatttttattatttgttttcttctggtgcctgatggattcttttgttgctcactttctatttgttcaggttgtagggacagttctctgcttttggctctttcttctttttgtatgtgtgcatttatcgatataaattggcctctgagcactgcttttgctgtgtcccagaggttttgataggaagtattttcattctcgttgcattctatgaatttccttattccctccttaatgtcttctataacccagtcttttttcagaaaggtgttgttcattttccaagtatttgatttcttttccctagtttttctgttattgatctctagttttattgccttgtggtctgagaagatgctttgtaatatttcgatgttttggactctgcaaagttttgttttatgacctaatatgtggtctattctagagaatgttccatgtgcgctagaaaaaaaagtatattttgcagcagttgggtggagagttctgtataagtcaatgaggtcaagttggttgattgttgtaattagatcttccgtgtctctgttgagcttcttactggatgtcctgtccttctccgaaagtggtgtgttgaagtctcctactataattgtggaggtatctatctcacttttcaattctgttaaaatttgatttctgtatcttgcagccctgtcattgggtgcataaatatttaatatggttatgtcttcctgatcaattgtcccttttatcattatatagtgtccttgtttatcctttgtggtggatttaagtctaaagtctattttgtcagaaattaatattgctactcctcttcttttttgcttattgtttgcttgatatacttttttccatcctttgagttttagtttgtttgtgtctctaagtctaaggtgtgtctcttgtaggcagcatatagatggatcgtgtttctttatccagtctgtgactctctgtctctttattggtgcatttagtccatttacattcagggtaactatagataaataagtttttagtgctgtcattttgatgcctttttatgtgtgttgttgacaatttcatttttccacatacttttttgtgctgaggcgtttttcttagtaaattgtgagatcctcattttcatagtgcttgactttatgttagttgagtcgttacgtttttcttggtttttgtcttgagttatagagttgttatacctttttgtggttaccttattatttacccctatttttctaagtaaaaatctaacttgtattgttctatatcgccttgtatcactctccatatggcagttcaatgcctcctgtatttagtccctctttttgattattgtgatcttttacctattgacttccatgattccctgttatgtgtatttttttttttaattaatcttaatttgtttttgtgatttccctatttgagttgatatcaggacgttctgttgtgtgaccttgtgttgcgctgatatctgatattattggttctctgaccaaacaatatcctttagtatttcttgtagctttggtttggtttttgcaaattctctaaacttgtgtttgtctgtaaatatcttaatttcgccttcatatttcagagagagttttgctggatatatgatccttggctggcagtttttctccttcagtgttctgtatatgtcgtccctgAATGCTATTcttttttagtctttttaaattttgtttattttgttgttgttgagaatatatacagcaaaatatacactaaCTTAACAGTCTCTACATGAACCATTTATtgacactgattgcattcttcaagttgtgcaactgttctcaccctccttttctgagttgttcctccctcagtGACATAAATTCACTAACCCCTAAggttcctttctaatctttcaagttgctgttgtcactttgagcccatataaatagttctggAAAGTGCATAATGCtcatgtatacatttttttttttactaattaagctaaaatattttttggttttaagaagacttcagggaatatttttggtttaaggtttaaagattatctcatggcAATAGTTCTAGGGGTTGAATGCTATTCCTGATTGATGTCTTGTAACCTATTCTGTATATAAGAGTAGATCTATCCTCTATTCTACTCTCAAATCTATATTCTCCCCAAGACAAATATGGTAATATCACTTccctttttataatttctcttgGGTCAACGATGCTCAGCTAACTTCTTAATGTGAAATAaaacatcttcatgatcgtttCTCTGCCTTTTACTCTAAATTCATATCCTCTTATTATTCCCATAACAAACTGTATTTTGTCTCTCACATTTTACCTCCCAAGTGAAATGTTTTCTGCAATCAAGAGTAAAGTTATTTGTCTCAAATCTTTTCTATGAGATTGCAGCTATTTCTTTGTAATAGCATTTAATGAATTTTATTATAATTTGATTTATATCTCTCTAGGACATTAGATTGAAGGTTCCTAGAAATTGGGAACTATGTGTCTCATGCTTCTATTGTCAATGCCTAGCCTATCGCTTGCAGCATAGTAgatgtttaacaaatatttattagaatACTTGTTAGTTAAAAATGGTGAGTTTCAATTATTAGAACTTCACAATCTTTTTTACTGTGTTCTTGAAAGCTTGCTTTACCTGCTGATTCCTTAAGGTGTAAATAAAGGGGTTCAACAAGGGACTAACTGAGGTCATGAGTAGAGACACTTCCTTGCCAAAGTTACCTCCTTTCTTTGGTGATGGGTCAATGTACAAAAAGATGCAGCTGCCATAAGAAAGGGAGATGACAATCATGTGGGAGGAGCAAGTGGAGAAGGCCTTTGTCCTTTGCTGGGCAGAAGGGATCCTCAGAATGGTCCTGATAATGTGTGTATAAGAAAGTATCACCAGCACCAGAGTCACCACCAGAGTCAAAACAGCTAAGAGGATGACTATCAGTTGTAAGAGGCTTGTGTCTGAGCAGGCGATCTCCACAAGGGGTCTATAGTCACAGTAATAATGATTCAGCACATTGGAGGCACAGAAATCCATCTGGCTTATCAGGATAGCTGGGGGTAAGACAGCCAGGACTCCTCCCAtccaggagcagaacaccagCTGTATGCAGACCTGGCTGTTCATGATGGTCAGGTAATGCaggggcttacagatggccacatagcggtcatacgACATAGAGGCCAGGAGGTAAAACTCTGTTGCCCCGAGGAGTATAGCAAAAAAGTACTGAGTCAAGCAGCCAGCAAAGCTGATGACCTTATTTCCTGTTGTCAAGCTGGTCAACAATCTGGGAATGACAGTAGATGTGAAGGaaatttctaagaaggagaaattccGGAGAAAGAAATACATTGGGGTCTTGAGGTGGGGATCTACCAGAGTAAGTATGATGATGGTCAGATTTCCTAGGATGCTCAGCATGTAGGCAAGTAACAGAAAGATGAATATCACCACCCGGAGTTCAGGTTGATTTGTGAGACCCAGCAGGATAAACTCAGTAAATTTGGTCCGGTTTTTCATTATTGACCTTTAATAGATATAAAGGGAAAAGTGAGATCAGTGATGAAAACTGAAGTTTCTTagggtgctgttgttgttgttgttaggtaccatgagCTTGATTTCAACTTACtgcgacctcatgtgacagtaGAATTTCCCCTCAGgggttttaaggctgtaatctttatgggtacAGACCGCAAGGTCTTTCTTCAGTGGAGCTACTTGGTGAGTtctaaccatcagcctttcagttagcagctgagtgcttaaccagtgtgacACCACAACTCCTTCTCAGGGTGGGAGAGGTGAATTTGATTGCAACTAACAGAATCAACTCATATTATTATCCCCCATCCAACTCACCCAAAACCAATGTCCTATTGGACTGGGCTTAGCTCCTTGTAATCCTAGGTTGTCTGTGCAAGTAACATTATTAATAAAGTCCTTGTCCTTTCTTCTCAATTTGACCTATTCCTGGGCACTTAGCAGAGAAGAGttactcaataatttttaaggagAAGAATTAGTGTATAAATGTTACCCCCTGTTCTTTTC
Proteins encoded in this window:
- the LOC100674123 gene encoding olfactory receptor 6C4-like, with translation MKNRTKFTEFILLGLTNQPELRVVIFIFLLLAYMLSILGNLTIIILTLVDPHLKTPMYFFLRNFSFLEISFTSTVIPRLLTSLTTGNKVISFAGCLTQYFFAILLGATEFYLLASMSYDRYVAICKPLHYLTIMNSQVCIQLVFCSWMGGVLAVLPPAILISQMDFCASNVLNHYYCDYRPLVEIACSDTSLLQLIVILLAVLTLVVTLVLVILSYTHIIRTILRIPSAQQRTKAFSTCSSHMIVISLSYGSCIFLYIDPSPKKGGNFGKEVSLLMTSVSPLLNPFIYTLRNQQVKQAFKNTVKKIVKF